Sequence from the Helianthus annuus cultivar XRQ/B chromosome 13, HanXRQr2.0-SUNRISE, whole genome shotgun sequence genome:
CAAcactttttgggttttgctttgctttatttaaaaaccCACTATATTTTGTAAATTGGCCGCTAATCTCGCTCCACTTCGAGGATAAGCTATCGGTTTCACGATAAGCCTCCCTTCCCAATTCTTGATGGAATACTCTACTAACCGCTTCCACAAATGGGTTCGATGttgagaatttcctattttaataaaaacaaaatttaatatattacaaagttatataaaaaataaccattaataaaaacaaagtttaagaatacctaaagttgCATGTTGAGATTGTTGAAACCAACCCCTCGCCAATGCAAGTTCTTCAGGAACGGTCCACTTTAGTTGTTTTCATTTGACGGTTTCGAGTGCTTTATCcgcctcggtttttttcttatggcttctctttttgatgggtttcgatgcggaaggaccatcgttgggtggttgagtttcggggacggtttcgttttgtgaaaggtcgatggaggttggtgaaaggttgatgggcgATTGTGTAAACGGGGTAGGTATCGAATCGTCGGTGAGTGGGAAGTTAGTAAACACACGATTCCCGATATACGATGCATAACTCGCTTCAACGGGCATAGAAGAGTGTATGAAATATGGACGAGGCATTAGACGATTGGGTGGTGGactaggattattttcttggaatgcaAACGGGTTGCTCGAGTCATAAGCATGGTTATGAGGATGCATTTTTTCATTTTGTATTGaagatgattatagaagatgtggttgaatgtggtaaaaatggaagaaaaatatgagttttatagtgaaaaaataatttttttttaagatagccgttggccaacggctagcccaacggctagTTTGGTTTGTCCAGtgagagcccgccatgtcagcttggccagaccgccccacgcccggcttgaaacccaagccccaagggccacgcttcaacccaagcccacccaggATGGTGGCTTAAgcgttttaccccaacccacgccccaaccctaGCCCCATACCCCATAATTAAAAGCTTGTTATTTGACTTCTTATATTATATAATTCGGATGCAGGCTACTTATTATTTTAAACTATACCTAAAAATACGTTATAATCCTTTAATCTGAATCTGAAACAAttctaaattaaaaaaataccTGACCATAAATGCAAATGTAAAGTCAGATTATGTGTAGTGGTTAACACAccactaggggtgttcatcgaatcgaatatcgaattttcgaattattcgaatcgaattgtttgaataatttttatttttccttgaattcgtattcgattcgaattcgattaaaacctatcgaattcgaatcgaattcgtattcgaataaaaaaacCCAATttgtattcgattcgtattcgattaaaatttcgaattcgaatcgaattcgaataaattcgatttaattcagattcattaaaacatgtaaaaaactataaaaatgaaacataaattttaaaacaGCCATAAAAcacgatatcacattaaaaagtttcaaataaagtaccacaagtctaaaattcaaaacgagaagcCGGGAATACTCACTCCACATTAtaagttaatatttttatgtttagaaatctattgatagattttATAATTAGGTTTTGCTTATGGGTCATGTAATGGGTTTGGTAATgagtaattttaatacttggaaaaaaTTAGAAAAGAATTTATAATATAggttaataaaagttatatatttattatatataaaaataataaataaaaatgtacaatttttattcgaatttcgaatcgaatcaaatttgaaattataaattcgtattcaattcgtattcgatttacttgactcgaattgaatcgaattcgaattcgaattcttataatcgaaacgaattcttgatagtcgaatcgaatttaaacgaatttcgaatttttcgaattcgaaacgaattctgaacacccctacaCACCACCCTTCAATGTTATATGTATTTTTACAACAAAAGATAACGTTCATGGTTCTAGAACTCCGTAGGTAGAGATTTGGGTTCtgctttattatttttttttttcagtttttatgTAATAAGAGGATTGTTTATTTAATACGCAGGATACCACAACTAGGGCTGTTCATTTTTATCTATaacccgaaacccgacccgaattTAAAGTCACCCGAACCCGAATTAGCGaatacccgaaaaacccgaaTCCGAGACACCCGAACCCGaccaacccgaactttaaatggttcggttatcggATCACTTTTTCCAGGCCAAAAAGCCGAaaaaacccgacccgaaaaacccgaaacacGAAATCCGAAAAAAACTCgaacatttattgtttttttcttataaaagtgtttagattttgagtctttaatagatggaacactaagttttgggttttttaaatattataatagcaTATTGTCAATTAATCTTTGAACTTTGATAATATTTATAAAGTAACAATatgaattttgatgatattttgtaaaaaaaacatttattttcattttacatctaaacccgAAAACCGAATAACTCGACCCGAACTAACCCGAACCCGAATAACCCAAACCCGACTAACCCAAACTTTAAATGGGTTGTTTATCGGGTCAATTTTTCCCAGAGAAAAACCCGAACAACtcgacccgaaaaacccgaaacccgaagaaAAAACCCTAACCACAACCTAAACATATTCAATTAGGTTTCAAATTAGtaattataattatttatatgTAAGACTGAATGTGGGAAAACGTTTGATTGATAATTATCCCCCTTTGTTGACATCATTTCCTCATATGCTATCACTATGTCGTCATCTAGGTGATGACCCATTCTCAACTCTCTTTATCTTtttttcttctctctctctatggGAGGATCACACGAGGAAAACAATtacaaagaagaagaattgaCATATTGGTAAAATACTAATTTATTTATAATTCATCTGattaatttttctttctttaattatttaatcaactttttttttgaaaggtaactATCATTAAACAACTACCGACCCAAGTCGGGCCGGCAAAAAACAACTccaattacatatttacaaaagaCAACCAATCCCTCCACTCCAAATCTTTGTATTTCGATCTATAGGAAAACCATAAAAAAACCCAAAGCCTTAATCTCACTCAAAATGTTCTCTATTCTAATCGGGGTATTGGAGAATTTAGCATTGTTCCTAGCTCGCCACAAGCTCCAACAACGAATCAATATAATTCCTTGAACCGCTTCCTTTTTCTTCTCCGTTGCATCGAGGTCTTTGAAGATAGATAAAAGGTCTTTGAGATAAAAAGCGTAAATGTTAGGGATCTTACACCAAACCCTTACACCATTCCAAACATTTGCGGCAATAATACACGTATCAAACATATGGTCGACGGTTTCTTCTTCCGAGTTACACGTCGGGCATAAGGTTGAGTGGACACCTATATTTCTCCTTATTAAGGCTTCAGCGGAAGGAACTTTATCCATCTCCATTCTCCAAGCGTGTATGTTAACTTTTGCGGGGACCCATTTGCacctaatcattaattatcctatatataatctacaaaacatacacatattaaaattttcctacatataccctacacattatagaattttatcctaatCACGTCGAAATTTGTCATACACACCTCAAAATATATCatacacacctcgtaatttatcttatacacattgtaatttattctacactttaaattaagttgttttttaatttgaaaaaaatatatattttgaaaaggagttacaaatttaatttacttAGTTCTTAAATAGGAAGAATACACATTAATGATATacgtaagtttaccaatatacccttaaaAAATTAAATACAAGTAATTAGATGAAGTAAAATGAACCATTCTTATTGGTTTAATCtcctt
This genomic interval carries:
- the LOC110900500 gene encoding uncharacterized protein LOC110900500, producing the protein MIRCKWVPAKVNIHAWRMEMDKVPSAEALIRRNIGVHSTLCPTCNSEEETVDHMFDTCIIAANVWNGVRVWCKIPNIYAFYLKDLLSIFKDLDATEKKKEAVQGIILIRCWSLWRARNNAKFSNTPIRIENILSEIKALGFFMVFL